Proteins encoded by one window of Arabidopsis thaliana chromosome 2, partial sequence:
- a CDS encoding RNA-binding protein (RNA-binding protein; BEST Arabidopsis thaliana protein match is: poly(A) binding protein 2 (TAIR:AT4G34110.1); Has 110 Blast hits to 110 proteins in 32 species: Archae - 0; Bacteria - 0; Metazoa - 3; Fungi - 13; Plants - 93; Viruses - 0; Other Eukaryotes - 1 (source: NCBI BLink).): MSKLIGMLLNDKQVYVGPFLRGKKGILLAVESLKGNTFDDKQWVVDRAQKKSEREMELKVPYEQSLKEIADKFQSYNFRGSGFVAFSTQNVTISGICKDVIDESVAMPPSVGPRMPIYPLGSPGIRKSMFYG; encoded by the exons ATGAGTAAATTGATCGGCATGTTGTTAAATGACAAGCAAGTGTATGTTGGACCTTTCCTAAGAGGCAAGAAAGGGATTCTATTG GCTGTGGAGTCTCTCAAGGGAAACACGTTTGATGATAAGCAATGGGTTGTTGATAGAGCTCAGAAGAAGTCTGAAAGGGAAATGGAACTAAAGGTTCCGTATGAGCAGAGTTTGAAGGAAATTGCTGACAAGTTTCAAAGTTATAACTT CAGGGGCTCGGGTTTTGTAGCTTTTTCAACTCAAAA CGTTACTATCAGTGGAATCTGTAAAGATGTCATAGATGA ATCAGTTGCAATGCCACCATCTGTTGGTCCTCGTATGCCAATCTATCCCCTTGGTAGTCCTGGAATTAGAAAATCAATGTTTTAtggttaa
- the UGT73B4 gene encoding UDP-glycosyltransferase 73B4 (UDP-glycosyltransferase 73B4 (UGT73B4); FUNCTIONS IN: quercetin 3-O-glucosyltransferase activity, UDP-glycosyltransferase activity, quercetin 7-O-glucosyltransferase activity, UDP-glucosyltransferase activity, transferase activity, transferring glycosyl groups; INVOLVED IN: response to other organism; LOCATED IN: endomembrane system; EXPRESSED IN: root; CONTAINS InterPro DOMAIN/s: UDP-glucuronosyl/UDP-glucosyltransferase (InterPro:IPR002213); BEST Arabidopsis thaliana protein match is: UDP-glucosyl transferase 73B5 (TAIR:AT2G15480.1).), which yields MNREQIHILFFPFMAHGHMIPLLDMAKLFARRGAKSTLLTTPINAKILEKPIEAFKVQNPDLEIGIKILNFPCVELGLPEGCENRDFINSYQKSDSFDLFLKFLFSTKYMKQQLESFIETTKPSALVADMFFPWATESAEKIGVPRLVFHGTSSFALCCSYNMRIHKPHKKVASSSTPFVIPGLPGDIVITEDQANVTNEETPFGKFWKEVRESETSSFGVLVNSFYELESSYADFYRSFVAKKAWHIGPLSLSNRGIAEKAGRGKKANIDEQECLKWLDSKTPGSVVYLSFGSGTGLPNEQLLEIAFGLEGSGQNFIWVVSKNENQGENEDWLPKGFEERNKGKGLIIRGWAPQVLILDHKAIGGFVTHCGWNSTLEGIAAGLPMVTWPMGAEQFYNEKLLTKVLRIGVNVGATELVKKGKLISRAQVEKAVREVIGGEKAEERRLRAKELGEMAKAAVEEGGSSYNDVNKFMEELNGRK from the exons ATGAACAGAGAGcaaattcatattttgttcttcCCCTTCATGGCTCATGGCCACATGATTCCACTCTTAGACATGGCCAAGCTTTTCGCTAGAAGAGGAGCCAAATCAACTCTCCTCACAACCCCAATAAATGCTAAGATCTTGGAGAAACCCATTGAAGCattcaaagttcaaaatcCTGATCTCGAAATCGGAATCAAGATCCTCAATTTCCCTTGTGTAGAGCTTGGATTGCCAGAAGGATGCGAGAACCGTGACTTCATTAACTCATACCAAAAATCTGACTCATTTGACTTGTTCTTGAAGTTTCTTTTCTCTACCAAGTATATGAAACAGCAGTTGGAGAGTTTCATTGAAACAACCAAACCGAGTGCTCTTGTAGCCGATATGTTCTTCCCTTGGGCAACAGAATCCGCGGAGAAGATCGGTGTTCCAAGACTTGTGTTCCACGGCACATCATCCTTTGCCTTGTGTTGTTCGTATAACATGAGGATTCATAAGCCACACAAGAAAGTCGCTTCGAGTTCTACTCCATTTGTAATCCCTGGTCTCCCTGGAGACATAGTTATTACAGAAGACCAAGCCAATGTCACCAACGAAGAAACTCCATTCGGAAAGTTTTGGAAAGAAGTCAGGGAATCAGAGACCAGTAGCTTTGGTGTTTTGGTGAATAGCTTCTACGAGCTGGAATCATCTTATGCTGATTTTTACCGTAGTTTTGTGGCGAAAAAAGCGTGGCATATAGGTCCACTTTCACTATCCAACAGAGGGATTGCAGAGAAAGCCGGAAGAGGGAAAAAGGCAAACATTGATGAGCAAGAATGCCTCAAATGGCTTGACTCTAAGACACCTGGCTCAGTAGTTTACTTGTCCTTTGGTAGCGGAACCGGCTTACCCAACGAACAGCTGTTAGAGATTGCTTTCGGCCTTGAAGGCTCTGGACAAAATTTCATTTGGGTGGTtagcaaaaatgaaaaccaag GTGAAAATGAAGATTGGTTGCCTAAAGGGTTTGAAGAGAGGAATAAAGGAAAAGGGCTGATAATACGCGGATGGGCCCCGCAAGTGCTGATACTTGACCACAAAGCAATCGGAGGATTTGTGACGCATTGCGGATGGAACTCGACTTTGGAGGGCATTGCCGCAGGGCTGCCTATGGTGACTTGGCCGATGGGGGCAGAACAGTTCTACAACGAGAAGTTATTGACAAAAGTGTTGAGAATAGGAGTGAACGTTGGAGCTACCGAGTTggtgaaaaaaggaaagttgATTAGTAGAGCACAAGTGGAGAAGGCAGTAAGGGAAGTGATTGGTGGTGAGAAGGCAGAGGAAAGGCGGCTAAGGGCTAAGGAGCTGGGCGAGATGGCTAAAGCCGCTGTGGAAGAAGGAGGGTCTTCTTATAATGATGTGAACAAGTTTATGGAAGAGCTGAATGGTAGAAAGTAG
- the UGT73B4 gene encoding UDP-glycosyltransferase 73B4 (UDP-glycosyltransferase 73B4 (UGT73B4); FUNCTIONS IN: quercetin 3-O-glucosyltransferase activity, UDP-glycosyltransferase activity, quercetin 7-O-glucosyltransferase activity, UDP-glucosyltransferase activity, transferase activity, transferring glycosyl groups; INVOLVED IN: response to other organism; LOCATED IN: endomembrane system; EXPRESSED IN: root; CONTAINS InterPro DOMAIN/s: UDP-glucuronosyl/UDP-glucosyltransferase (InterPro:IPR002213); BEST Arabidopsis thaliana protein match is: UDP-glucosyl transferase 73B5 (TAIR:AT2G15480.1); Has 35333 Blast hits to 34131 proteins in 2444 species: Archae - 798; Bacteria - 22429; Metazoa - 974; Fungi - 991; Plants - 531; Viruses - 0; Other Eukaryotes - 9610 (source: NCBI BLink).), producing MNREQIHILFFPFMAHGHMIPLLDMAKLFARRGAKSTLLTTPINAKILEKPIEAFKVQNPDLEIGIKILNFPCVELGLPEGCENRDFINSYQKSDSFDLFLKFLFSTKYMKQQLESFIETTKPSALVADMFFPWATESAEKIGVPRLVFHGTSSFALCCSYNMRIHKPHKKVASSSTPFVIPGLPGDIVITEDQANVTNEETPFGKFWKEVRESETSSFGVLVNSFYELESSYADFYRSFVAKKAWHIGPLSLSNRGIAEKAGRGKKANIDEQECLKWLDSKTPGSVVYLSFGSGTGLPNEQLLEIAFGLEGSGQNFIWVVSKNENQVGTGENEDWLPKGFEERNKGKGLIIRGWAPQVLILDHKAIGGFVTHCGWNSTLEGIAAGLPMVTWPMGAEQFYNEKLLTKVLRIGVNVGATELVKKGKLISRAQVEKAVREVIGGEKAEERRLRAKELGEMAKAAVEEGGSSYNDVNKFMEELNGRK from the exons ATGAACAGAGAGcaaattcatattttgttcttcCCCTTCATGGCTCATGGCCACATGATTCCACTCTTAGACATGGCCAAGCTTTTCGCTAGAAGAGGAGCCAAATCAACTCTCCTCACAACCCCAATAAATGCTAAGATCTTGGAGAAACCCATTGAAGCattcaaagttcaaaatcCTGATCTCGAAATCGGAATCAAGATCCTCAATTTCCCTTGTGTAGAGCTTGGATTGCCAGAAGGATGCGAGAACCGTGACTTCATTAACTCATACCAAAAATCTGACTCATTTGACTTGTTCTTGAAGTTTCTTTTCTCTACCAAGTATATGAAACAGCAGTTGGAGAGTTTCATTGAAACAACCAAACCGAGTGCTCTTGTAGCCGATATGTTCTTCCCTTGGGCAACAGAATCCGCGGAGAAGATCGGTGTTCCAAGACTTGTGTTCCACGGCACATCATCCTTTGCCTTGTGTTGTTCGTATAACATGAGGATTCATAAGCCACACAAGAAAGTCGCTTCGAGTTCTACTCCATTTGTAATCCCTGGTCTCCCTGGAGACATAGTTATTACAGAAGACCAAGCCAATGTCACCAACGAAGAAACTCCATTCGGAAAGTTTTGGAAAGAAGTCAGGGAATCAGAGACCAGTAGCTTTGGTGTTTTGGTGAATAGCTTCTACGAGCTGGAATCATCTTATGCTGATTTTTACCGTAGTTTTGTGGCGAAAAAAGCGTGGCATATAGGTCCACTTTCACTATCCAACAGAGGGATTGCAGAGAAAGCCGGAAGAGGGAAAAAGGCAAACATTGATGAGCAAGAATGCCTCAAATGGCTTGACTCTAAGACACCTGGCTCAGTAGTTTACTTGTCCTTTGGTAGCGGAACCGGCTTACCCAACGAACAGCTGTTAGAGATTGCTTTCGGCCTTGAAGGCTCTGGACAAAATTTCATTTGGGTGGTtagcaaaaatgaaaaccaag TTGGGACAGGTGAAAATGAAGATTGGTTGCCTAAAGGGTTTGAAGAGAGGAATAAAGGAAAAGGGCTGATAATACGCGGATGGGCCCCGCAAGTGCTGATACTTGACCACAAAGCAATCGGAGGATTTGTGACGCATTGCGGATGGAACTCGACTTTGGAGGGCATTGCCGCAGGGCTGCCTATGGTGACTTGGCCGATGGGGGCAGAACAGTTCTACAACGAGAAGTTATTGACAAAAGTGTTGAGAATAGGAGTGAACGTTGGAGCTACCGAGTTggtgaaaaaaggaaagttgATTAGTAGAGCACAAGTGGAGAAGGCAGTAAGGGAAGTGATTGGTGGTGAGAAGGCAGAGGAAAGGCGGCTAAGGGCTAAGGAGCTGGGCGAGATGGCTAAAGCCGCTGTGGAAGAAGGAGGGTCTTCTTATAATGATGTGAACAAGTTTATGGAAGAGCTGAATGGTAGAAAGTAG
- the UGT73B4 gene encoding UDP-glycosyltransferase 73B4 (UDP-glycosyltransferase 73B4 (UGT73B4); FUNCTIONS IN: quercetin 3-O-glucosyltransferase activity, UDP-glycosyltransferase activity, quercetin 7-O-glucosyltransferase activity, UDP-glucosyltransferase activity, transferase activity, transferring glycosyl groups; INVOLVED IN: response to other organism; LOCATED IN: endomembrane system; EXPRESSED IN: root; CONTAINS InterPro DOMAIN/s: UDP-glucuronosyl/UDP-glucosyltransferase (InterPro:IPR002213); BEST Arabidopsis thaliana protein match is: UDP-glucosyl transferase 73B5 (TAIR:AT2G15480.2); Has 35333 Blast hits to 34131 proteins in 2444 species: Archae - 798; Bacteria - 22429; Metazoa - 974; Fungi - 991; Plants - 531; Viruses - 0; Other Eukaryotes - 9610 (source: NCBI BLink).), whose translation MNREQIHILFFPFMAHGHMIPLLDMAKLFARRGAKSTLLTTPINAKILEKPIEAFKVQNPDLEIGIKILNFPCVELGLPEGCENRDFINSYQKSDSFDLFLKFLFSTKYMKQQLESFIETTKPSALVADMFFPWATESAEKIGVPRLVFHGTSSFALCCSYNMRIHKPHKKVASSSTPFVIPGLPGDIKLLTKVLRIGVNVGATELVKKGKLISRAQVEKAVREVIGGEKAEERRLRAKELGEMAKAAVEEGGSSYNDVNKFMEELNGRK comes from the exons ATGAACAGAGAGcaaattcatattttgttcttcCCCTTCATGGCTCATGGCCACATGATTCCACTCTTAGACATGGCCAAGCTTTTCGCTAGAAGAGGAGCCAAATCAACTCTCCTCACAACCCCAATAAATGCTAAGATCTTGGAGAAACCCATTGAAGCattcaaagttcaaaatcCTGATCTCGAAATCGGAATCAAGATCCTCAATTTCCCTTGTGTAGAGCTTGGATTGCCAGAAGGATGCGAGAACCGTGACTTCATTAACTCATACCAAAAATCTGACTCATTTGACTTGTTCTTGAAGTTTCTTTTCTCTACCAAGTATATGAAACAGCAGTTGGAGAGTTTCATTGAAACAACCAAACCGAGTGCTCTTGTAGCCGATATGTTCTTCCCTTGGGCAACAGAATCCGCGGAGAAGATCGGTGTTCCAAGACTTGTGTTCCACGGCACATCATCCTTTGCCTTGTGTTGTTCGTATAACATGAGGATTCATAAGCCACACAAGAAAGTCGCTTCGAGTTCTACTCCATTTGTAATCCCTGGTCTCCCTGGAGACATA AAGTTATTGACAAAAGTGTTGAGAATAGGAGTGAACGTTGGAGCTACCGAGTTggtgaaaaaaggaaagttgATTAGTAGAGCACAAGTGGAGAAGGCAGTAAGGGAAGTGATTGGTGGTGAGAAGGCAGAGGAAAGGCGGCTAAGGGCTAAGGAGCTGGGCGAGATGGCTAAAGCCGCTGTGGAAGAAGGAGGGTCTTCTTATAATGATGTGAACAAGTTTATGGAAGAGCTGAATGGTAGAAAGTAG